One part of the Tenacibaculum sp. 190130A14a genome encodes these proteins:
- a CDS encoding transglutaminase domain-containing protein: MKQLLFFLFFTSLSVFSQDFSSIQEKVASYPKLITAENLATSISKDFNSKEDQVKAAFFWLTQNIRYDLEDFYNPKNKRVSFRYRDEAERLQKIREIKDNIVKQTLRTRKGVCEGYAQTLAKVCSLLQIENEVIKGYIRNTSQEINRPRNSTNHAWNAVKLHNKWIFLDATWAAGAVMNGKWQRRFNPYYYNIPKSKHFKTHFPVDKLWQLRIGRMELADFYNQPIYDSSFLKSNLQLIAPQKGILTSTNNQVEIKLENLKRDQRVMVGFLGYQFAVQPKITQKNNISTLSITPPEGAKELFLLINGEVVLEFLIQ, encoded by the coding sequence ATGAAACAACTTTTATTTTTTCTCTTTTTCACCTCTCTTTCAGTATTTAGTCAAGACTTTTCTTCTATTCAAGAAAAGGTGGCCTCTTACCCCAAATTAATCACTGCTGAAAACTTAGCAACTTCCATTTCAAAAGATTTTAACTCTAAAGAAGACCAAGTTAAAGCGGCTTTTTTCTGGTTAACACAAAACATTCGATATGATTTAGAAGATTTTTATAATCCGAAAAACAAACGAGTAAGTTTTCGATATAGAGATGAAGCGGAACGCCTTCAAAAAATTAGAGAAATAAAAGACAATATTGTAAAGCAAACCCTCAGAACTAGAAAAGGAGTTTGTGAAGGGTATGCTCAAACTTTGGCTAAAGTTTGTTCTTTACTTCAAATAGAAAATGAAGTTATTAAAGGGTATATCCGAAATACTTCTCAAGAAATAAATCGCCCAAGAAATAGTACAAACCATGCTTGGAATGCCGTAAAGCTTCATAACAAATGGATTTTTTTAGACGCCACTTGGGCAGCAGGTGCCGTGATGAATGGTAAATGGCAACGTCGTTTTAATCCATATTACTACAATATTCCTAAAAGTAAACATTTCAAAACGCACTTTCCTGTCGATAAACTTTGGCAATTACGCATTGGACGTATGGAACTTGCGGATTTTTACAACCAACCTATTTACGATAGTAGTTTTTTAAAATCTAACTTACAATTAATAGCTCCACAAAAAGGAATTTTAACCTCTACCAACAATCAGGTAGAAATTAAACTTGAAAATCTAAAAAGGGATCAACGTGTTATGGTAGGTTTTTTGGGGTATCAGTTTGCCGTACAACCTAAAATAACTCAAAAAAATAATATTAGTACTTTGAGTATTACTCCACCCGAAGGTGCGAAGGAACTGTTTCTTTTAATCAATGGCGAGGTAGTCTTAGAATTTTTAATTCAGTAA
- a CDS encoding DUF4136 domain-containing protein: protein MKYIKLLGLLFFIGCASVNVVSDYDSKTNFTQYKTFLFFEDAGKGLNELDVKRIEREIIAGLESKGLNTAESPTFLINIVAEERTSENRNTIGVGIGGGGNVGFGISGGIPIGRKKVSQQLMIDFVDAKTNELVWQGIAKTEMKVRATPEERKAYYKKVIAKILEEYPPKKPQK from the coding sequence ATGAAATATATTAAGCTTTTAGGACTTCTTTTTTTTATAGGATGTGCTTCTGTGAATGTGGTTTCTGACTACGATTCAAAAACAAATTTTACGCAGTATAAAACATTCCTGTTTTTTGAAGATGCAGGGAAAGGATTAAATGAATTGGATGTAAAAAGGATTGAAAGAGAAATTATAGCAGGATTAGAATCTAAAGGGTTAAACACTGCAGAATCTCCTACCTTCTTAATTAATATTGTTGCAGAAGAAAGAACTTCTGAAAATAGAAATACCATTGGAGTAGGTATTGGAGGAGGAGGTAATGTTGGTTTTGGTATTTCCGGTGGTATTCCAATAGGAAGAAAAAAGGTGAGTCAACAATTAATGATTGATTTTGTAGATGCAAAAACCAACGAATTAGTTTGGCAAGGAATAGCAAAAACAGAAATGAAAGTAAGAGCTACTCCGGAAGAAAGAAAAGCATATTATAAAAAAGTTATTGCAAAGATTTTGGAAGAATATCCACCAAAAAAGCCTCAAAAATAA
- the kdsA gene encoding 3-deoxy-8-phosphooctulonate synthase translates to MDLNLIPNIKHTDSNNFFLLAGPCAIEGEDMALRIAEKVVEITTKLEIPYVFKGSFKKANRSRIDSFTGIGDEKALKILRKVSETFNVPTVTDIHEVSDAEKAAAYVDVLQIPAFLVRQTDLVVAAAKTGKVVNLKKGQFMSPEAMQHAVKKVHDAGNTKAWITDRGTMFGYQDMIVDFRGIPTMRQFAPTVLDVTHSLQQPNQSSGVTGGRPDMIETIARAGVVNNVDGLFMETHFDPANAKSDGANMLHLDYLEKLLHNLVTIRKTINNL, encoded by the coding sequence ATGGACTTAAATCTTATACCCAATATAAAACATACAGATTCTAACAACTTTTTTTTATTAGCAGGTCCTTGTGCTATTGAAGGAGAGGATATGGCATTGCGAATTGCTGAAAAGGTTGTAGAAATTACAACTAAATTAGAAATCCCGTACGTATTTAAAGGGAGTTTTAAAAAAGCAAATAGAAGTAGAATTGACAGTTTTACTGGTATTGGAGATGAAAAAGCTTTAAAAATTTTACGTAAAGTTTCTGAAACTTTTAATGTACCAACTGTTACAGATATTCATGAAGTATCTGATGCTGAAAAGGCAGCAGCCTATGTAGATGTTTTACAAATCCCAGCATTTTTAGTTCGACAAACAGATTTAGTTGTTGCAGCTGCTAAAACAGGAAAGGTTGTTAACCTAAAGAAAGGACAATTTATGAGCCCTGAAGCAATGCAACATGCAGTTAAAAAAGTACATGATGCAGGAAACACAAAGGCATGGATTACCGATAGAGGTACTATGTTTGGGTACCAGGATATGATTGTCGATTTTAGAGGTATTCCAACTATGCGTCAATTTGCACCTACTGTTTTAGATGTTACCCATTCATTACAACAACCAAATCAATCGAGTGGTGTTACTGGAGGTAGACCAGATATGATTGAAACCATCGCTCGTGCTGGTGTAGTAAATAATGTTGATGGATTATTTATGGAAACGCATTTTGATCCAGCAAATGCAAAATCTGATGGTGCAAACATGTTACATTTAGATTATTTAGAGAAGTTACTTCATAACTTAGTAACGATACGTAAAACTATAAATAATTTATAG
- a CDS encoding S8 family peptidase, translating to MKKTLLSLAVLLAVVSCSDNESVDLQETQAEILSKKEINQKIESSLQQTGDFKWTEQDANFIWSAVKHGEDILTVGYGTSKNNFARSAEADNIKEQLIKLIHNIEGASAKGKTELYVDENVNYIDIKVTNKATIETLLKDSRVRYIEPSAYNFYLSNNNTQERSSSSGGSGCGYAGVATASADYRTVAPGARVPWTFDKHNIPQAWNYSTGAGVSVAIIDTGLSPEQKWMNQYFNDGYSSGRFVQKYGTFVDSWWAWSNNYDGVNDKCGHGTSMASVATAPRNNDNLPVGVAYNANLVSYRAVENVVIDDYHEKRGIVEALTALANRSDVKVISMSLGYPFSIGNVSDAIKYAHSKGKMILAAGGTSTSFTTWYGVIFPASMNETVAVTGIKENSYSKCDVCHSGSKIDFTVQMQRTNGTDNKVPVLSYYNGQANYVGGSSVATATTAGIAALVWSKHPTWSRDQVLQKMKESADFYPSKHSEYGYGNIDALKAVQ from the coding sequence ATGAAAAAAACACTTTTAAGTCTAGCAGTGTTGCTAGCAGTGGTTTCTTGTTCAGATAATGAGTCTGTAGATTTACAAGAAACGCAAGCAGAAATTCTTTCAAAAAAAGAAATTAATCAAAAAATTGAATCTTCATTACAGCAAACAGGCGATTTTAAATGGACAGAGCAAGATGCTAACTTCATTTGGAGTGCTGTAAAACACGGAGAAGATATTTTAACTGTAGGTTATGGAACTTCAAAAAATAATTTTGCAAGAAGTGCTGAAGCCGATAATATAAAAGAGCAGTTAATAAAATTAATTCATAATATAGAAGGTGCTTCTGCTAAAGGAAAAACAGAACTTTATGTAGATGAAAATGTAAACTACATTGATATCAAAGTAACGAATAAAGCTACTATTGAAACTTTATTAAAAGATAGCAGAGTTCGTTATATCGAACCAAGTGCATACAATTTTTACCTTTCTAACAACAACACCCAAGAACGTTCAAGTTCTTCTGGAGGTTCTGGTTGTGGATATGCTGGAGTAGCAACAGCATCTGCAGATTATAGAACTGTAGCGCCAGGAGCTAGAGTACCTTGGACTTTCGATAAACATAATATTCCGCAAGCTTGGAATTATAGTACAGGAGCAGGAGTATCTGTAGCTATTATTGATACTGGATTATCTCCAGAACAAAAATGGATGAATCAGTATTTTAATGATGGATATTCTTCAGGAAGATTTGTTCAAAAGTATGGAACTTTCGTAGATTCTTGGTGGGCATGGTCTAATAATTATGATGGTGTAAATGATAAATGTGGACATGGTACTAGCATGGCTTCTGTAGCAACGGCACCAAGAAATAATGATAATTTACCTGTAGGGGTAGCATACAATGCAAACTTAGTAAGCTATAGAGCAGTAGAGAATGTTGTGATAGATGATTATCATGAAAAAAGAGGAATTGTAGAAGCATTAACGGCTTTAGCAAATAGAAGTGATGTTAAAGTAATTTCAATGTCTTTAGGATATCCATTTAGTATTGGAAATGTTTCAGATGCTATAAAGTATGCACACAGTAAAGGAAAAATGATTTTAGCAGCGGGAGGAACTTCTACCTCGTTTACAACTTGGTATGGAGTAATTTTTCCAGCAAGTATGAATGAAACAGTTGCTGTAACTGGAATTAAAGAAAACAGTTACTCTAAGTGTGATGTATGTCACTCAGGGTCTAAAATTGACTTTACAGTACAAATGCAAAGAACTAATGGAACTGATAACAAGGTACCTGTATTAAGTTATTATAACGGACAAGCAAATTATGTTGGAGGATCTTCTGTAGCAACAGCTACAACTGCAGGAATTGCAGCTTTAGTATGGTCTAAACATCCAACATGGTCTCGTGATCAAGTATTACAAAAAATGAAAGAATCAGCTGATTTTTATCCTAGTAAGCATTCAGAATATGGATATGGAAATATTGATGCTTTAAAAGCTGTTCAATAA
- a CDS encoding M28 family peptidase, whose protein sequence is MKKIILSFAVIGALTACNQAKKEKSTDKKEEKTASKVKEVEIDSATVRKHLYTLASDEMGGRKPGTEGMEKATQYIESEYKRIGLKTFDTLTTYRQNFTHNGIEMSNIIGVLEGKSKKDEYVIVSAHHDHLGMKESGEGDRIFNGANDDASGVVGVLALAEYFAKKGMNERSIVFVCFTAEEMGLVGSKYFGKDIDASKFVAGINLELIAKEPKTGPKTAWLTGFDRSDFGKIIQKNLEGTGYKLFPDPYPKFNLFFRSDNASLARLGVPSHTFSTTPIDIDADYHKVTDEAETLDMGVLTETVKAVAKGTESIINGVDTPTRVVIEE, encoded by the coding sequence ATGAAGAAAATTATTCTATCATTTGCAGTTATAGGTGCACTAACTGCTTGTAATCAGGCTAAAAAAGAAAAATCTACAGATAAAAAAGAAGAAAAGACAGCAAGTAAGGTGAAAGAAGTAGAAATAGACTCTGCTACTGTAAGAAAACACTTATATACATTAGCTTCTGATGAAATGGGAGGGAGAAAGCCAGGAACTGAGGGAATGGAAAAAGCAACGCAATACATAGAAAGTGAATATAAAAGAATTGGTTTAAAAACCTTTGACACTTTAACAACCTATCGTCAAAACTTCACTCATAATGGTATTGAAATGAGTAATATTATTGGAGTATTAGAAGGAAAATCAAAGAAGGACGAATATGTTATTGTTTCTGCGCATCATGATCATTTGGGAATGAAAGAAAGTGGAGAAGGAGATCGTATTTTTAACGGAGCAAACGATGATGCTTCTGGAGTAGTTGGGGTATTGGCACTTGCAGAATATTTTGCAAAAAAAGGAATGAATGAACGCAGTATTGTATTTGTTTGTTTTACCGCTGAAGAAATGGGGTTAGTTGGATCTAAGTATTTTGGAAAAGATATTGATGCTTCAAAATTTGTTGCAGGAATTAATTTAGAATTGATAGCAAAAGAACCTAAAACTGGACCAAAAACGGCTTGGTTAACTGGTTTTGATAGATCTGATTTTGGTAAAATAATTCAAAAGAATTTAGAAGGTACTGGGTATAAGTTATTTCCAGATCCGTATCCGAAATTTAACTTGTTTTTCAGATCAGATAATGCTTCTTTAGCAAGATTAGGAGTTCCTTCTCATACGTTTTCTACGACACCAATCGATATTGATGCTGACTATCATAAAGTTACTGATGAAGCAGAAACTTTAGATATGGGAGTTTTAACTGAAACGGTAAAGGCTGTTGCTAAAGGAACCGAAAGTATCATAAATGGAGTAGATACGCCTACGAGAGTGGTAATAGAAGAATAA